One window from the genome of Cytophagia bacterium CHB2 encodes:
- a CDS encoding lipoate--protein ligase family protein, which produces MLWRFLDTGLAAGDYNMALDAAIARGNFVAIPTLRFFRWQPFCISLGYHQDAGEVDLDKCRAAGFDVARRPTAGRAILHADELTYSVMIPAANAWYEMLPLDLYKKISEALVGGLALLGAPAKFAPGERMQQDGRPLRMSCFASAARNEVIAEGKKVVGSAQRRFREGVLQHGSIILHDGHELLPDFLKGDAFAIATERSRLLEHTTTLARLCRRVITFSEAAQAIRRGFMETLGIELQDGAVQRNEHELAEAWRERYGILTNHLSEENLCESLALS; this is translated from the coding sequence ATGCTCTGGCGCTTCCTTGACACTGGCTTGGCCGCGGGCGATTACAATATGGCTCTTGACGCTGCGATTGCGCGCGGTAATTTTGTCGCAATTCCGACGCTGCGGTTCTTTCGCTGGCAACCGTTCTGCATTTCGCTGGGTTATCATCAAGACGCCGGAGAAGTCGATCTCGATAAATGCCGCGCCGCGGGTTTTGACGTCGCGCGCCGCCCGACTGCCGGGCGCGCCATTTTGCACGCGGACGAATTGACATATAGTGTGATGATCCCGGCGGCGAATGCGTGGTATGAAATGTTGCCGTTGGATTTGTATAAGAAAATCAGCGAGGCATTGGTGGGCGGCTTGGCGCTGCTTGGCGCGCCGGCCAAGTTTGCTCCGGGCGAGCGGATGCAACAAGACGGACGGCCGTTGCGCATGTCGTGCTTCGCCAGCGCCGCGCGCAACGAAGTCATTGCAGAAGGCAAGAAAGTGGTGGGCAGCGCGCAACGGCGATTTCGTGAAGGCGTGTTGCAGCATGGCTCGATTATCTTGCATGACGGCCATGAACTATTGCCGGACTTTCTGAAAGGAGACGCCTTTGCCATAGCAACGGAGCGCAGCCGGCTGCTGGAACACACGACGACGCTCGCGCGTCTTTGCCGTCGCGTGATCACCTTTTCAGAAGCCGCGCAGGCGATTCGGCGTGGCTTTATGGAAACACTCGGAATCGAATTGCAAGATGGCGCCGTGCAGCGGAACGAGCACGAATTAGCCGAAGCGTGGCGCGAACGATACGGCATTCTCACCAACCATCTTTCGGAGGAAAATTTATGCGAAAGCTTGGCGTTGTCCTGA